The Cetobacterium sp. 8H DNA window TCTAAAAATATTCCTCCACCTGAAATATCTTTTTTAAATCTCCAAGGTAAATCCTTACCATTTTTTATATCTATTGGAATTTGTTGATTTAAAGTAATATCTACATATCTGACATCTCCTATTTTTTTTAAATCAACTAACTCTTTTATTTTTTTAAATTTTTCCATCCCTCTTCTATAAAAAGCTGTAAAAACTTTAACATTATTTCTCTCTGCCGCTTCTTTAATTTCTAAACATTCTTCAAATGTTGTTGCTATTGGCTTTTCAATGTATACATCTTTTTTAGCTTCAATAGATTTTAATGCATAATATTTATGATATTTAGGTGGTGTTGCTATATAGACTGCATTTACTAAATCGCTTTTTATTAATTCTTCTGGATTTAAAAATACTTTTTCTACATTGTGCCTCTTAGCATAATCTTTCACCTGCTCTAAATCAACCCCTGTAACTGCCACTAATTTTGAATTTCTGGCTTTATATAAACCTGGCCCACTTTTTACTTCTGTAACTTCACCTGTTCCAATCATTCCCCATCTTACTTCAGTCATTTTTTAATCTCCTCTAAAAGATTTTTATGAATTTTAATTACTATTTTTTTTATTATCTCTTTTTCAATTCCTATACATCCTGGTCTGTGAACATCATTAGGAAAGAATACTGCAAAATCTCCAGGAATCATATTTATAAATGATTCCGAGCTACAGTTCTGATAGAATAATATATCTCGATTTTCATCATAATTTTTATAGACTACATTTTCATCACAATCTATTGAAAATCCTATTTTCTCTGAGCCTTTTGCTAAGAAGTGGACATCTAAATAATTTTTATGAATTTCTGGTAGTTTTTTTTCAATTAAATCTGTTTCTAAATCAATTACTTGGATGTACATTTCATCATTTTTTAGCTTATAAGTTCCACACTTTAATTGTTCTAAATTAGTTTCTAAAAGATAATTTAAAGCTTCTCTTAACACTCCTGGATAAATACTTAAACTTCCTAAATTATGAATATTTCCAAATATCATATACCCTCCATACGCTTGTTGTATACTTCATTAACTATATATACCTCTTAAATTTTAAATTGTCAAATTTATTTTTATGCTTTTTATTCTTTTTTTTTACTTTTATCACTATAATAGTGCGATATATTGTTTTTTATTTTATTTTTATTTTATTTTTTATAAAAATGTTGTATACTTTATTAAAAGATTTTTTAATTGAGGTGTTATTTATGGATGAAAATAAATATAATGGAAATATGATTTATAATATCTTAAAGAAAGATATTATAAGCTTAAAATTAAAACCAGGTGAAAGCATAAAAGAAACTGAAATTTCTAAAAGACTTAATGTTAGTCGAACCCCTGTTAGAGAAGCTTTCATTAAATTAGCAACTGAAAATTTAGTTAAAGTAACTCCTAAAAGAGGAAGTTACGTTTCTCTTATTTCTACATCCCAAATTTTAGAGGGGTTTTTTCTACGACTTACTATGGAAAAAGCTATACTTCTTTCAGCTTGTAAAAATTTTCCTCCTGAGTACTTGATAAGATTAAAAGAAAATTTAAAAATTCAAAAATTACTTTTAGAAAGTAGTCAAGATTATATTAATTTTCATAAATTTGATAATCTTTTTCACTCTATTATATATGAAGGATGTGGAATGAAAGGTATTTGGGATTTAATTGAGCAGCATTGTTCTCATTATCATCGACTAAGAGTTCTATGGGATTCATCTATCGAAACTGTAAATTTGAATAAAACTATTCAAGGTCATGAAAAAATTATTGAACTTATTGAATTTTCTAAAGATAATGAAA harbors:
- a CDS encoding Gfo/Idh/MocA family protein produces the protein MTEVRWGMIGTGEVTEVKSGPGLYKARNSKLVAVTGVDLEQVKDYAKRHNVEKVFLNPEELIKSDLVNAVYIATPPKYHKYYALKSIEAKKDVYIEKPIATTFEECLEIKEAAERNNVKVFTAFYRRGMEKFKKIKELVDLKKIGDVRYVDITLNQQIPIDIKNGKDLPWRFKKDISGGGIFLDMGIHTIDILDYIIGPIKNIQSLVKNQGGYYDVEDIVTTIMDFENGVIGIGKWCFSTFEWKDEVIIVGSEGKIEFSCFNNGNVKIITHQGIEEFIFADLIHVQQPYIQEIVNELLSGKKHSGSLESSIRAQEISDEVLKKYNKN
- a CDS encoding YhcH/YjgK/YiaL family protein translates to MIFGNIHNLGSLSIYPGVLREALNYLLETNLEQLKCGTYKLKNDEMYIQVIDLETDLIEKKLPEIHKNYLDVHFLAKGSEKIGFSIDCDENVVYKNYDENRDILFYQNCSSESFINMIPGDFAVFFPNDVHRPGCIGIEKEIIKKIVIKIHKNLLEEIKK
- a CDS encoding GntR family transcriptional regulator; this translates as MDENKYNGNMIYNILKKDIISLKLKPGESIKETEISKRLNVSRTPVREAFIKLATENLVKVTPKRGSYVSLISTSQILEGFFLRLTMEKAILLSACKNFPPEYLIRLKENLKIQKLLLESSQDYINFHKFDNLFHSIIYEGCGMKGIWDLIEQHCSHYHRLRVLWDSSIETVNLNKTIQGHEKIIELIEFSKDNEIETVVNNHIKTLVDTLDELKSNFPFFFEKQ